GACCGTGAGTTCGCCCGCAACGTGCTCTGGAACGGGTTGGGTAACGTCCCGCTCTCCGCCTTCGGTTCCAATGCGCGTTTCCAGGACGACGATTTGGAGCCCTACGACTACGACCCTGACCGCGCCCGCGAGCTGCTGGATGAAATGGGCTACGACGGTGAAGAGATCAGACTGTTGCCACTGCCCTACGGCGAAACCTGGACCCGCTGGGCCGAGGCCGTACAGCAGAATCTGCGCGAAGTAGGCATCAACGTCAGCACCCAGGCCACCGACGTGGGCGGCTGGAACCAGCGCCTGGGCGACTGGGATTATGATCTGGCCTTTACCTACCTCTTCCAGTACGGCGACCCGGCGCTGGGCATCTCGCGCACTTACCTTTCGGACAACATTGCCAAGGGCTCGCCCTGGAACAACGTGGAAGGCTACGAAAACGCCGAGGTCGATGCGCTTTTCGACGAGGCGGCTACGGCCTATCCGGACGCCGAGCGTGAAGCGCTTTACCAGCAAGTGCAGGAGATCCTTCACGAGGATGTGCCGGTGGGCTGGCTGATGGAGCTTGGTTTCCCCACGATCTACCGCTGCGACGTCAACGACCTGGTGACCTCCGGTGTCGGCGTCAACGACGGCTTCCGGGATGCCTGGCTCGACCGCTAAGCCAAGCCTTGCCCGGCTGGCGTGCTCCGGCCGGGCTAAAAAAACGTCAGGAATTCCATCATGGTCTATGCCCGCTTGATTGCCATGCGGCTCATCAAAGCCGTCATTGTGCTATTTCTCATCGTCATTTTTAACTTTTTGCTGATCCAGCTTGCCCCCGGCGACCCGGCCTCCATTCTGGCTGGCGAAGCCGGCGCGGCGGATCAGGAGTTTCTCAACCAGCTACGCGAGCGCTTCGGGCTCGACCAGCCCATGTACGTGCAGCTGTGGCGCTACGTTTCGGGCATCGCCATGCTCGATTTCGGCTACTCCTACCGTTTGGGCGTTCCGGTGTTCGACTTGATCATGGCCCGCCTGCCCGCCACGCTGCTGCTGACCGGCACGGCCTTCGTACTGTCACTCTTTTTGGGCATCGTGGCCGGCTCCATGGCCGCCGCCCGGGTGAAAAAACCATCCGGCTCGCTGATCATGGCGCTGGCACTGGTGTTTTACGCAACGCCGCTGTTCTGGGTAGCGCTGATGTCGGTGGTGGTGTTCTCGGTCTATCTGGGCTGGCTGCCCGCCTACGGCCTCTATACCGTGGGCGCGGGCCATACGGGCCTTGCGCTGGTGTGGGATGTCGCCCAGCACCTGGTGCTGCCCGCCACGACCCTGGCGCTGTTTTTCATGGCGATCTACACCCGCATGACGCGTACCTCGATGCTCGAAGCCGCTCAGCAGGATTACGTCAAGACCGCTCGCGCCAAGGGCTTGAAGCCGCGCATCATTCAACGCCGCCACGTGCTGCGTAACGCACTCCTGCCGATCATTACGTTGGCCGGCTTGCAGGCGGGGCAAATGGTCGGCGGGGCGATCCTCACCGAGACCGTATTTGCCTGGCCCGGCATTGGCCGGCTGATGTTCGAGGCGCTTCAGCAGCGCGACTATAACCTGCTGCTGGGGATCTTCTTTTTCTCAGCCGCGCTGGTCATCGTCTTCAACATCATGACCGACCTGGTCTACCGCCTTGCGGATCCGCGCATCAAGGGGGCTTCATGAGCTTTTTCGCACGCTTTGCCCAAAACCGCGGCGCTTTAGTGGGTCTTATCATTCTGGCGCTGATCATCGTCATGGCGATACTTGCGCCGCTTTTATTTCCCGAGTCGCCCTGGCGCATGGTACAGCGCCCGTTTCTGCCGCCTCTCGCGCAGGATGGCTTTATACTGGGCACCGACACCATGGGCCGTAACGTGGCCGCAGGGCTGATGCACGGCGCCTGGGTGTCGCTTCTGATCGGACTGGTCTCCACCAGCGTGGCGCTTTTGATCGGCGTACCGATGGGCGCTATCGCCGGCTACTACGGTGGCCTGATCGACGACGTGCTCATGCGCTTCACCGAGTTCTTCCAGACCATTCCCAACTTCGCCCTGGCGATCGTACTGGTCGCGATCATGCAACCCAGCGTCACCTCAGTCGTGCTGGCGATCGCGCTGGTGAGCTGGCCGCCGGTGGCGCGTCTGGTGCGCGCCGAGTTCATGTCGCTGCGTCACCGTGAATACGTCGAAGCCGCACGGCTGGTAGGCCAGACCAATACCACCATCATTCTCAAGCAGATTCTGCCCAACACGCTCTCGCCGATCATCGTGCTGGCCTCATTGATGGTGGCCACGGCCATATTGCTGGAGTCCGGGCTTTCGTTTCTCGGGCTGGGCGATCCCAACGTGATGTCCTGGGGCTACATGATCGGCGCGGCGCGCACCGTGATCCGTCAGGCGTGGTGGCTCAGTTTCTTTC
The window above is part of the Halomonas sp. GD1P12 genome. Proteins encoded here:
- a CDS encoding ABC transporter permease produces the protein MVYARLIAMRLIKAVIVLFLIVIFNFLLIQLAPGDPASILAGEAGAADQEFLNQLRERFGLDQPMYVQLWRYVSGIAMLDFGYSYRLGVPVFDLIMARLPATLLLTGTAFVLSLFLGIVAGSMAAARVKKPSGSLIMALALVFYATPLFWVALMSVVVFSVYLGWLPAYGLYTVGAGHTGLALVWDVAQHLVLPATTLALFFMAIYTRMTRTSMLEAAQQDYVKTARAKGLKPRIIQRRHVLRNALLPIITLAGLQAGQMVGGAILTETVFAWPGIGRLMFEALQQRDYNLLLGIFFFSAALVIVFNIMTDLVYRLADPRIKGAS
- a CDS encoding ABC transporter permease; the protein is MSFFARFAQNRGALVGLIILALIIVMAILAPLLFPESPWRMVQRPFLPPLAQDGFILGTDTMGRNVAAGLMHGAWVSLLIGLVSTSVALLIGVPMGAIAGYYGGLIDDVLMRFTEFFQTIPNFALAIVLVAIMQPSVTSVVLAIALVSWPPVARLVRAEFMSLRHREYVEAARLVGQTNTTIILKQILPNTLSPIIVLASLMVATAILLESGLSFLGLGDPNVMSWGYMIGAARTVIRQAWWLSFFPGVAILLTVLALNLVGEGLDDALNPKLSRER